AAAAAGCAAAAATGGGGCGAATGGTATATCCATTTTATAAACCTTACCGGCAACAAGAATATCTATGGCTATTACTATAATGATGATTATTCAAAACAAGAGGAATTTGAACAATTGCCCTTTATGTTCCTAGGGGGTTGCAAGGTTAATTTTTGATTGACAATATTGTTTATAATGTATAAAATATACATTAAAAATGCTTAAGAGAACACAAATTTATTTTCCAGAAGATATGCTCTTTGCTCTAAAAAAAAGGGCTTATGAAGAAAAAACCAATGTCTCTAATGTTATCAGAAAGGCAATATCTTACTTTCTTTTAAAGGAGAAAAAAAGGGATTGGGTAAAAGATTCCCTCTGGAATATGGTTGGAGCGGGTAGTTCAAAGGATAAAGACCTTTCTATTTCTCATGACAAATACCTTTATGGAAAATAGAATCTTTGTTGATACATCAGCCTGGCTTGGACTTAATGACAAAAATGACCAATACCATAATGAGGCAAAGACAAAGGCAGAAGCAATAAAAAAAGAGAGGATTGAGCTTTTAACATCAGAATACATTGTTGATGAGAGCATAACCCTTATAAGATATAGGATTTCTCATCAAGCCTCTGTTTCCTTTGGAGATTCCCTCTTAAGAAGCAAAATTGCAATAATTTTGGATGTAAAGGACAAAGATAGGTTTGAGGCGTGGAGGATGTTTAAAAAATATAAAGATAAAGAGTTAAGTTTCACAGATTGCACAAGCTTTGTTTTAATGAATGAGCGGGGGATAAAAATGGCTTTCACATTTGATAAACATTTTAGGCAATTGGGGTTTAAGATATTTTAATGGAAGGAATTCTTAATTTTTTAGATAAAGGGGGTCCTGTTCTTTGGGTAATTATTGGACTATCCCTGATTGTTTTTACATTTATTATAGAGAGGTTTCTATTTTTTCACAGGATAAGAAAGGATGAAGAGCTTTTATTTCCCCTCAAAGAGCTTTTAAATAAAAATACCTTATCCGAAAGGATGAAGGAAGATCTTGAGCTTTTGATAATGAGAGAAGAGCCAAGATTTTTAAGGTTTTTAGATTTTATTGCTGTATCTACAACAGCCGCTCCAATACTTGGGCTTCTTGGAACTGTTACAGGGATGATAAAGGTATTTGACGCCTTGTCCCGGCTTGGCTCTCCAGATGCCCATCTTCTTGCAAAGGGTATATCAGAGGCTCTTATAACAACAGAGGCTGGTCTTGTTATTGCAATCCCCTGCCTATTCCTCCACAACATTCTTTTAAATAAAGCAGAAAATAACATTTCTAGGATTAAACATGAAGGGATGAGGCTTATTGCATTAGTTGATGAAGAAAAAAAGAAGGCCTGAGCTTACAATTGCTCCTTTAATAGATTGCGTATTTCTTCTCCTTTTATTCTTTGCTGTTTCAACAACCCTTACAAAGGAGCTTGGTATGCCCATAAACAAGCCAAAGGCAAAGACAAGCATTCCACTTTCAAGTGATTATTTTATCATTACAATAACAGATGATAAGAGGCTCTTTTTGGGAAAAAATGAGGTATCAATTGAGTTTTTAAGAAAGGAGATTATTGAAACAATATCAAAAAACCCAAAGACATCTGTTATTATCTCATCTGATAAGAAGGTGTCTACGGGAAGGCTCATTGAAATACTTGACCTCTGTAAGGAAGGAGGTGCATCAAGCCTTTCCATTGCAACCCTTCCAAAGCTTGAATGAGGCTTTTTTACTCATTTATATTATCGTTGATTATCAACATAGGAATTGTATTTTTCCTTCCATACATTGGAATTGCAAAGAAGGTAAGGGTCTATAAGGTCTATAAGATTGACCTTGTAAAGATAAGGGAAGAGAAAAAGCCTGTTAAAATAGAAAAACAAAGACAAATTGTAGCAAAAAAGGAAGAAATTAAAGAGCCTGTAAAAGAGGAGCCAAAATTGCCATATCTTCCAATTGAGGAAGAGAAAGAAGAGATAAAAGAGGAGGGGATAATCCCTGTTGTAAAGGAGGAAGCGGTTGTAGAACCCCATATTATCCTTCCAGTTGCACAAGAGGAAAAGCCAGGGATATTTGAGCCAGGCTCCCTTGATGCTCCATTAAAACTTATTTCATATACACAACCAAAATACCCTGATGCTGCAAAGGAAAATGGAATAAATGGCATTGTAAAACTTAAGCTCCTTATAAACCCGGATGGAATGGTTGACAAAGTAGAAATAATTGAGGAAAATCCTAAAAACTTTGGCTTTGCAAAGGAGGCATTAAAGGTTGTCAAGGGTTATAGATTTACAAGACCAATGGTATTAGAAAACCCTGTTTTTGTTCATTATATCCTTCCATTAAGGTTCTCTCTGGAGGATTAAAATAGACAAAAAAACCAAGAAAATCGCAAGAAAAGAAAATTACATGTTACTATTTAGCATAGGATACGCTTTTTACATAGACAATATCTTTCCATAAAGGCTATAATTATGAAGAGATAAATTATGCTATTGTGTATGAAATTCTGCAAAGACAACTAAAAGACATTGAGGATTTTATAGAGATAATTTCTTATTTGAGCTAATGAGAAATGTAGCCACTAAAAAGTAATTAGACAAAAATACAGCGAAATGTGGAAAGTTAAGTGAAAGGCAATACCGCAATTGTTATTGCTGGTCCAACAGCCACTGGAAAAACAGATATAGCCCACCAGCTTGCTTTAAAATATAATGGTGAAATCATTTGTGCAGATTCTCGGACAATTTATAGGTATATGGACATTGCAACCTCAAAGCCAGAAAAAATATACAGAGAGCAAATTCCTTACCATATCATAGATATAGTCAATCCCGATGAGAAATTTAGTGTAGCAGATTTTGTAGAAAAGGCAGAAAAAAGCCTAGAAGAAATTTTTAATAAGGGAAAAATTCCATTTATTGTTGGAGGGTGTGGTTTATATATAAAAAGGCTTATTGATGGCATATTTCCATCACCACCTTCATCAAAAGAAATAAGGGAATTCCTGAAAAAGAAAGAAAACCTTTGGGATAGGCTTAAGGAAATAGACAAAGAGGCAGCAGAGAGGATAAATCCAAATGATAAAAAGAGGCTTATTAGGGCATTAGAGGTTTTCTATTTAACAAAAAAACCTATTTCTGTTTTACAAAAAGAAAAAACAGAGCCTTCAAAAATAAAATTTACATCCCTATGTATAGATTGCGATAGAAAGGTTCTTTATGAAAGAATAGATGAAAGGGTGGACAAAATGATAGAAAAGGGCTTAATAGATGAGACAAAAATGCTTCTTTCTTTAGGATATTCTTCTGAACTTACATCTATGAGCGGGATTGGATATAGGGAAATTATACATTATCTAAAGGGAGAAATAAATCTTGATGAGGCAATTTTTCTAATAAAAAGAAGAAGCAGGCAATTTGCAAAGAGACAAATGACCTGGTTTAGAAATGATAAAAGGTATATTTTTATAAAAAAGGAAGAAATTAAAAAAGAGGTTGCAATTATTTCCTCCTTCTCTTAAGCTCAGAAAGGACATTCTTTGGATTTACCTCAAAAAGCCCAAGGAGGACAAAAAGGTGGTATAAAAGGTCAGCTGTTTCGTAAATTATTCCATCTTTATTATCTTTTTCTGAATCTAATATTATCTCTTCTAGCTCCTCCCTTAACTTCTCGTATATCTTTACCTTTCCTTCATTAAATAGCTTGGTGGTATATGAACCGTTCTTTGGGTTTTTCTTTCTATCAAGAATAACATTATAAAGCTCTAAAAGGATGTCTTTTTGGACAACATCCCTCCTTTGGTGTATTTTTTCAAAGAAGCAGGTTCTATTTCCTGTATGGCAAGCATTACCCTTTTGTGAAACCTTAATAAGCAATGTATCCCTATCGCAATCACAATAGATGCTTGAGATATCCTGAAAGCATCCAGATGTCTCTCCCTTTAGCCATAGCTTATTTCTTGACCTGCTAAAGAAATATGTCCTTCCCTCTTCAAGCGTCTTTTTAAGGGATTCCTCATTCATATAGGCAAGCATCAAAACCTCATCTGTTTCCTCATCAACTATAATGGCTGGAATTAAGCCATCCTTAAATAAAAGGTCATTCATAGATATATTTTAGACAAAAACTTTTATTTAAGCAATAAATTCTTGCAAAAAAGCAAAGGGGTTTATAAAATATGAATATGAATGAGCTTATTAAGATTTTAAGCTATGGTATTCCTATAGAGAAACATCCATTTAAAAGAATAGCAAAAGAGCTTGGAATAAGTGAGAAGGAGGTTATAGAGAAGATAAAAAATCTAAAAGATGAAGGTATTATAAGGTTTTTTAGAGCAAGCATAGATTATAGAAAGATTGGATACAGCGTAAATGTCCTCCTATGTTTTTTGGTAACTGACAACAAAATTGATAATATTGCAAAGGATCTTTCTAAATATAAAATGGTGAGTCATTGCTATAGAAGGCTTCCTGTAGAAAAATTTCCATATAACCTATTTTTAATGCTTCATTCAAAAACAAAAGATGAAATATTATCTTGTATAGAGAAAATAAAAAGGGATTTTTCTTTAAACAATCCCCTTCTTTTATTTACAAAGAGGGAATTTAAAAGGCAAAGACCAAGAATTAAAGAGACAAGTTATGGAGATTAAGGTAGAAAAGCCAACAAATGAAAGGCTGAAAGAGCTTGGGGTTTCTAATTGGGGTAAATGGGAATGTCCAGTGAGTAGGTTTAACTGGGAATACGATTGTGATGAAAGGTGCTATATCCTTGAGGGAGAGGTGAATATAGAAACAAAAGAAGGAAATACAAAGATAGAGAAAGGTGATGTTGTTCTCTTTCCTAAAGGCTTAAAATGCACATGGGATGTTAAGAAGGAAATAAAGAAGGTCTATAGGTTTGAATAATCACATAATTTTAACTAGGAGGTAAAATATGGTAAAGATTGCTGATGTTAGAGCAAGGGAGATATTTGATTCAAGGGGAAATCCAACAATTGAGGTGGATGTTGTCCTTTCCGACGGAACAATGGGAAGGACAGGGGTTCCATCTGGTGCATCAACAGGCACATTTGAGGCACTTGAGATGCGTGATAAAGGAGAGAGGCTTAAAGGAAAAGGTGTCCTGAAGGCTGTTTCTAATGTAAATACAAAAATCAAGGAATCCCTTGTAGGCTTAAATCCTTTATCCCAAAGGGAGATTGATTCTTTGCTTATTACACTTGATGGAACACAAAACAAAGAGAATCTTGGAGCAAATGCAATCCTTGGTGTTTCTATGGCAAATGCGAGGGCGAGTGCAGGATTCCTTAAAATTCCCCTTTATAGATACATGGGAGGCTCAAATTCCTATACACTCCCCTGGCCCTTTTTGAATATTATAAATGGCGGAAGGCATGCAAACAACAAGCTTGATATTCAAGAATTTATGATAATTCCACATAAGGCAGATTCATTTAGAAAGGCATTTGAAAAGGCTGTAAATATATATCATACCCTGAAGGAGATAATCTCCAAAAGGGGATATTCATCAGGGGTTGGCGATGAGGGTGGATTTGCACCAGATTTATCATCAGCAAAAGAGGCACTAGAGCTAATTGTTGAGGCAATAGAAAAGGCAGGTTATAAGCTAAAGGAAGAGGTATCAATAGGATTGGATGTTGCGGCATCTGAAATTTATAAGGATGGGCTATATCACATTGATGAAAAAAAATTCTCATCAGATGAGCTTATAGAATATTACAAAAGCCTTATAGAGCAATTTCCAATAATCTCAATAGAAGATGGTATGTCTGAGGAAGATTGGACAGGATGGGAAAAAATGACAAAAGAATTGAAAAATATCCAGATTATTGGAGATGATGTATTTACAACAAACCCAAAGAGGCTTAAAAAGGGCATTGAAAATGGCGTTGCCAATGCTATTCTTATAAAGCTTAATCAGATAGGGAGTCTAACAGAGACACTAGATACAATAGAGCTTGCAAAAAGGGCAGGTTATAATGTTATAATATCGCATAGATCTGGAGAAACAG
The bacterium genome window above contains:
- a CDS encoding CopG family transcriptional regulator; this encodes MLKRTQIYFPEDMLFALKKRAYEEKTNVSNVIRKAISYFLLKEKKRDWVKDSLWNMVGAGSSKDKDLSISHDKYLYGK
- a CDS encoding PIN domain-containing protein, coding for MTNTFMENRIFVDTSAWLGLNDKNDQYHNEAKTKAEAIKKERIELLTSEYIVDESITLIRYRISHQASVSFGDSLLRSKIAIILDVKDKDRFEAWRMFKKYKDKELSFTDCTSFVLMNERGIKMAFTFDKHFRQLGFKIF
- a CDS encoding MotA/TolQ/ExbB proton channel family protein; its protein translation is MEGILNFLDKGGPVLWVIIGLSLIVFTFIIERFLFFHRIRKDEELLFPLKELLNKNTLSERMKEDLELLIMREEPRFLRFLDFIAVSTTAAPILGLLGTVTGMIKVFDALSRLGSPDAHLLAKGISEALITTEAGLVIAIPCLFLHNILLNKAENNISRIKHEGMRLIALVDEEKKKA
- a CDS encoding biopolymer transporter ExbD, which translates into the protein MKKKRRPELTIAPLIDCVFLLLLFFAVSTTLTKELGMPINKPKAKTSIPLSSDYFIITITDDKRLFLGKNEVSIEFLRKEIIETISKNPKTSVIISSDKKVSTGRLIEILDLCKEGGASSLSIATLPKLE
- a CDS encoding TonB family protein: MRLFYSFILSLIINIGIVFFLPYIGIAKKVRVYKVYKIDLVKIREEKKPVKIEKQRQIVAKKEEIKEPVKEEPKLPYLPIEEEKEEIKEEGIIPVVKEEAVVEPHIILPVAQEEKPGIFEPGSLDAPLKLISYTQPKYPDAAKENGINGIVKLKLLINPDGMVDKVEIIEENPKNFGFAKEALKVVKGYRFTRPMVLENPVFVHYILPLRFSLED
- the miaA gene encoding tRNA (adenosine(37)-N6)-dimethylallyltransferase MiaA, whose protein sequence is MKGNTAIVIAGPTATGKTDIAHQLALKYNGEIICADSRTIYRYMDIATSKPEKIYREQIPYHIIDIVNPDEKFSVADFVEKAEKSLEEIFNKGKIPFIVGGCGLYIKRLIDGIFPSPPSSKEIREFLKKKENLWDRLKEIDKEAAERINPNDKKRLIRALEVFYLTKKPISVLQKEKTEPSKIKFTSLCIDCDRKVLYERIDERVDKMIEKGLIDETKMLLSLGYSSELTSMSGIGYREIIHYLKGEINLDEAIFLIKRRSRQFAKRQMTWFRNDKRYIFIKKEEIKKEVAIISSFS
- the hisIE gene encoding bifunctional phosphoribosyl-AMP cyclohydrolase/phosphoribosyl-ATP diphosphatase HisIE; translation: MNDLLFKDGLIPAIIVDEETDEVLMLAYMNEESLKKTLEEGRTYFFSRSRNKLWLKGETSGCFQDISSIYCDCDRDTLLIKVSQKGNACHTGNRTCFFEKIHQRRDVVQKDILLELYNVILDRKKNPKNGSYTTKLFNEGKVKIYEKLREELEEIILDSEKDNKDGIIYETADLLYHLFVLLGLFEVNPKNVLSELKRRRK
- a CDS encoding cupin domain-containing protein encodes the protein MEIKVEKPTNERLKELGVSNWGKWECPVSRFNWEYDCDERCYILEGEVNIETKEGNTKIEKGDVVLFPKGLKCTWDVKKEIKKVYRFE
- the eno gene encoding phosphopyruvate hydratase, whose translation is MVKIADVRAREIFDSRGNPTIEVDVVLSDGTMGRTGVPSGASTGTFEALEMRDKGERLKGKGVLKAVSNVNTKIKESLVGLNPLSQREIDSLLITLDGTQNKENLGANAILGVSMANARASAGFLKIPLYRYMGGSNSYTLPWPFLNIINGGRHANNKLDIQEFMIIPHKADSFRKAFEKAVNIYHTLKEIISKRGYSSGVGDEGGFAPDLSSAKEALELIVEAIEKAGYKLKEEVSIGLDVAASEIYKDGLYHIDEKKFSSDELIEYYKSLIEQFPIISIEDGMSEEDWTGWEKMTKELKNIQIIGDDVFTTNPKRLKKGIENGVANAILIKLNQIGSLTETLDTIELAKRAGYNVIISHRSGETEDSFIADLCVATNAGQIKSGAPARTERVCKYNQLLRIEEELGNSSVYGVR